Proteins from a single region of Flavobacterium sp. K5-23:
- the lgt gene encoding prolipoprotein diacylglyceryl transferase: MTHALNIVWNPSEGIDLGFFIIRFYSLMFVIAFGLGWYIMKNIYDRENESLENLDSLFIWTVLATLIGARLGHVLFYDWEYYRNNLLEIFLPFRFSPQFEFTGFQGLASHGAAISIIIAMYYYSKTILKKPLLWILDRVVIPVACGAIFVRLGNFFNSEIIGEKTTSAFGIRFIRDQFSPRDAVNATQIQNPNDAYNAIATNPDFANLLQQVPAKHPAQLYEAFCYVFVFAILFLLYWKTEAREKSGFLFGLFLVLLFSVRMVVESVKESQGGFESALGLLSTGQWLSIPFILIGAYFIFTAEKPVKI, from the coding sequence ATGACACACGCTTTAAATATTGTTTGGAATCCATCAGAAGGTATTGATCTTGGTTTTTTCATTATCCGATTCTACAGTCTTATGTTTGTAATCGCATTTGGATTAGGATGGTACATCATGAAAAACATCTATGATCGTGAAAACGAATCTTTAGAAAATTTAGATTCACTATTCATTTGGACCGTTCTAGCAACATTAATTGGAGCCCGTTTAGGACATGTTTTGTTTTATGATTGGGAATATTATCGCAATAATTTATTGGAGATATTTTTACCTTTCCGTTTTAGCCCACAATTTGAATTCACCGGATTTCAAGGATTAGCGAGTCATGGTGCTGCCATATCGATTATCATTGCAATGTATTACTACAGTAAAACAATTCTAAAAAAACCGCTTTTATGGATCTTGGACAGGGTGGTAATTCCTGTAGCATGTGGTGCCATTTTTGTTCGATTGGGTAATTTTTTCAATTCTGAAATAATTGGGGAAAAAACGACTTCCGCTTTTGGAATACGTTTTATCCGTGACCAATTTTCACCAAGAGATGCTGTAAACGCAACTCAAATTCAAAACCCAAATGACGCTTATAACGCCATAGCAACAAATCCTGATTTTGCAAACTTACTGCAACAAGTTCCTGCAAAACACCCAGCTCAATTATATGAAGCTTTTTGCTACGTATTCGTATTTGCTATATTATTTTTGTTGTATTGGAAGACAGAAGCTAGAGAAAAATCAGGTTTCCTATTTGGACTTTTTCTAGTTTTATTATTTTCGGTTCGAATGGTTGTAGAATCAGTTAAAGAAAGTCAAGGTGGTTTTGAAAGCGCCTTAGGTTTACTATCTACAGGCCAATGGCTAAGTATTCCTTTTATATTAATAGGAGCCTATTTTATTTTTACAGCAGAAAAGCCTGTTAAAATATAA
- a CDS encoding retropepsin-like aspartic protease → MKKTGLIIFLFIHSIFVSAQNDFVFEKKINKVSIPFKMINNLIFIPIVVNGVELTFLLDSGVEETVLFSLEDEKEISFKNTEKVILRGLGSDEPIQGLKSGNNVLEVRGLVSKNHLVYIILDQDYNISSHIGIPVNGIIGYTFFKSNLIEINYNKKKIYVYEDNSRNRKKIERKFDKVAISIEKAKPYVNGSVVLDEKIIPVKLLVDVGNSDAIWLFEQKSNSIIIPKKNFEDYLGKGFSGDVIGKRARVSKFQISNFNFINPIAAFPDSSSIKHVKMVSSRAGSIGGEILKRFSLVFDYKNESMFLRKNKLYNNPFLYNKSGVEIGHAGMQWVQETVKLETFKVYTDGTDPMKNKNTSGFKYKFELKPVYEIVSVRNDSPASKAGLKKGDIIKSINKNPAYKYTLQNIISLLRSEEENWITFEVERRNQSLIFKFQLQNVL, encoded by the coding sequence ATGAAAAAAACAGGTCTAATAATATTTCTTTTTATACATAGTATTTTTGTTTCAGCACAGAATGATTTTGTATTTGAAAAGAAAATAAATAAAGTCAGTATTCCTTTTAAAATGATAAATAATTTAATTTTTATTCCAATCGTTGTAAATGGAGTAGAATTGACATTTTTATTAGATTCAGGTGTTGAGGAGACTGTATTATTTAGTTTAGAAGATGAAAAAGAAATTAGTTTTAAAAATACAGAAAAAGTAATACTTAGAGGTTTAGGAAGTGATGAACCAATTCAAGGTCTGAAGTCTGGTAATAATGTTCTTGAAGTAAGGGGTTTAGTGTCTAAAAACCATTTGGTTTATATTATTCTAGATCAAGATTATAACATTTCATCACATATAGGGATTCCTGTAAACGGGATTATCGGTTATACTTTTTTTAAAAGTAATCTTATTGAAATCAATTATAATAAAAAGAAGATTTATGTTTATGAAGATAATAGTCGAAACAGAAAAAAAATAGAAAGGAAATTTGATAAAGTGGCTATTAGTATTGAAAAAGCTAAACCATATGTAAATGGTTCGGTAGTTCTGGATGAAAAAATAATCCCGGTTAAATTATTAGTGGATGTTGGGAACAGTGATGCTATTTGGCTTTTTGAACAAAAGTCTAATTCTATTATAATTCCTAAAAAAAATTTCGAAGATTATTTAGGGAAAGGATTCAGTGGTGATGTGATAGGAAAGAGGGCTCGAGTTTCAAAATTTCAAATTTCAAATTTCAATTTTATTAATCCAATAGCAGCATTTCCCGACTCTAGTTCTATTAAACACGTGAAAATGGTTTCAAGTCGTGCGGGTTCGATAGGTGGTGAAATTTTAAAACGGTTTTCGTTGGTTTTTGACTATAAAAATGAAAGTATGTTTTTAAGGAAAAACAAACTGTATAATAATCCTTTCTTGTATAATAAAAGTGGGGTTGAAATAGGGCACGCAGGTATGCAATGGGTTCAGGAGACTGTGAAATTAGAAACATTTAAAGTATATACAGACGGTACTGACCCAATGAAAAACAAAAACACTTCTGGATTTAAATATAAATTTGAGTTAAAACCAGTTTATGAAATTGTGTCTGTTCGAAATGATTCACCTGCTTCAAAAGCCGGCTTAAAAAAAGGGGATATAATAAAATCAATTAATAAGAATCCTGCATATAAATACACTTTACAAAATATTATATCTCTATTAAGATCTGAAGAGGAGAACTGGATAACATTCGAAGTAGAAAGAAGAAATCAGTCTTTAATCTTTAAATTTCAACTGCAAAATGTTTTATAA
- a CDS encoding valine--tRNA ligase, with protein MTIPAQFDAKTIENKWYDYWMENNYFHSEPDHRTPYTIVIPPPNVTGVLHMGHMLNNTIQDVLIRRARLKGFNACWVPGTDHASIATEAKVVAKLKAEGINKNDLTREEFLKHAWDWTDKYGGVILEQLKKLGASCDWERTKFTMDPDMSASVIKSFVDLYNKGLIYRGYRMVNWDPEAKTTLSDEEVIFEEQQGKLYFLKYKIEGSEDFLTIATTRPETIFGDSAICINPNDERFAHLKGKKAIVPICGRVIPIIEDEYVDIEFGTGCLKVTPAHDMNDKTLGEKHNLEIIDIFNEDATMNSFGMHYQGKDRFVVREEIAKELETIGALAKTEIHMNKVGTSERTKAVIEPRLSDQWFLKMEDLVKPAIQSVLVDGDIKLHPKRFENTYAHWLNNIRDWNISRQLWWGQQIPAYFYGDGKEDFVVAESIEEALVLAKVRTNNQNLTTQNLTQDVDALDTWFSSWLWPMSVFGGIMDPESEDFKYYYPTNDLVTGPDILFFWVARMIIAGYEYTDKKPFTNVYLTGLVRDKQRRKMSKSLGNSPDPLDLIEKFGADGVRVGLLLSASAGNDIMFDEELCNQGKGFTNKIWNAFKLIKGWEVSDAIPQPESSKVAIEWYEAKLQQTLLEIEDNFEKYRISEALMGTYKLVWDDFCSWFLEMIKPSYQQPIDSVTFAKAIEMLENNLRLLHPFMPFLTEEIWQILAPRTKEEALIVSTWPELKPFNASLITDFENTIEVISGVRTIRKDKNIPFKDTIELKVINNDKVSTYFDSVITKLGNITSLEYVAEKVDGALSYRVNSNEYFIPITGSINVEEEIAKLTTELNYTKGFLKSVESKLANEKFVAGAPEKVLANEKQKQADALAKIETIENSLAGLK; from the coding sequence ATGACAATTCCTGCACAATTTGACGCTAAAACTATTGAAAACAAATGGTACGACTACTGGATGGAAAACAATTATTTTCATTCTGAGCCAGATCATAGAACTCCCTATACTATTGTAATTCCTCCGCCAAATGTAACGGGAGTCTTGCATATGGGGCACATGTTGAACAATACGATTCAGGATGTTTTAATACGTAGAGCGCGTCTTAAAGGTTTCAATGCTTGCTGGGTTCCTGGAACTGATCATGCTTCGATTGCAACGGAAGCCAAAGTTGTGGCAAAGTTAAAAGCAGAAGGAATAAATAAAAATGATTTAACACGTGAGGAGTTTTTAAAACACGCTTGGGATTGGACTGACAAATATGGTGGCGTAATTTTGGAGCAGTTAAAAAAACTGGGTGCTTCTTGCGACTGGGAACGAACAAAGTTTACAATGGATCCTGATATGTCAGCTTCAGTAATTAAATCTTTTGTTGATTTATACAATAAAGGTTTGATTTATCGCGGATATAGAATGGTAAACTGGGATCCGGAAGCCAAAACCACTTTATCTGATGAAGAAGTAATATTCGAAGAACAACAAGGGAAATTATATTTCTTAAAATATAAAATTGAAGGAAGTGAAGACTTCTTGACAATTGCAACGACACGTCCAGAAACTATTTTTGGAGACAGTGCGATTTGTATCAATCCAAATGACGAACGTTTTGCTCACTTAAAAGGGAAAAAAGCGATTGTACCTATATGTGGTAGAGTGATTCCAATTATCGAAGATGAGTATGTTGATATCGAATTCGGAACTGGATGCCTAAAAGTCACCCCTGCTCACGATATGAATGACAAAACTCTTGGAGAGAAACACAATTTGGAAATTATTGATATCTTCAATGAGGATGCAACAATGAATAGTTTTGGTATGCATTACCAAGGGAAAGACCGTTTTGTAGTTCGTGAAGAAATTGCCAAAGAATTGGAAACAATTGGTGCTTTAGCTAAAACAGAAATTCACATGAATAAAGTGGGTACTTCTGAAAGAACAAAAGCCGTTATCGAACCAAGATTATCTGATCAATGGTTCTTGAAAATGGAAGATTTAGTAAAACCAGCAATCCAATCTGTATTAGTTGATGGAGATATTAAATTACATCCTAAACGTTTTGAAAATACCTACGCACACTGGTTGAATAATATTCGCGATTGGAATATCTCCCGTCAATTGTGGTGGGGACAACAAATTCCTGCTTATTTCTACGGAGATGGAAAAGAAGATTTTGTAGTAGCTGAATCAATCGAAGAAGCATTAGTTTTAGCTAAAGTAAGAACTAATAACCAAAACCTAACAACCCAAAACCTAACTCAAGATGTAGATGCATTAGACACTTGGTTTTCTTCTTGGCTGTGGCCAATGTCGGTTTTTGGTGGAATAATGGATCCAGAAAGTGAAGATTTTAAATACTATTACCCAACAAATGATTTAGTAACGGGTCCAGATATTTTGTTTTTCTGGGTAGCGAGAATGATTATTGCAGGATATGAATACACTGATAAAAAACCATTTACAAATGTATATTTGACTGGTTTAGTTCGTGACAAACAAAGACGTAAAATGTCTAAATCATTAGGGAATTCTCCTGATCCTTTGGATTTAATCGAAAAATTTGGTGCCGATGGTGTTCGTGTAGGATTGCTTTTAAGCGCATCTGCAGGAAATGACATTATGTTTGACGAAGAATTATGCAACCAAGGAAAAGGGTTTACCAATAAAATATGGAATGCCTTCAAATTAATCAAAGGTTGGGAAGTTTCGGATGCGATTCCGCAACCTGAATCTTCTAAAGTGGCAATTGAATGGTATGAAGCTAAGTTGCAACAAACACTTTTAGAAATTGAAGATAATTTTGAGAAATACAGAATTTCAGAAGCTTTAATGGGAACCTACAAATTAGTTTGGGATGATTTCTGTTCTTGGTTTCTTGAAATGATAAAACCTTCGTACCAACAACCAATTGACAGCGTAACTTTTGCGAAAGCGATAGAAATGTTAGAAAACAACTTGAGATTATTGCATCCATTTATGCCGTTCTTGACAGAAGAGATTTGGCAAATATTAGCTCCAAGAACAAAAGAAGAAGCATTGATTGTTTCTACTTGGCCAGAATTGAAACCGTTTAATGCGAGTTTAATTACTGATTTCGAAAATACGATTGAGGTAATTTCTGGAGTGAGAACAATCCGTAAGGATAAAAATATTCCTTTTAAAGATACTATCGAATTAAAAGTGATCAATAACGATAAGGTTTCAACTTATTTTGATTCGGTTATCACTAAATTAGGGAACATCACTTCATTAGAATATGTAGCTGAAAAAGTAGATGGTGCCTTATCTTACCGCGTTAATTCTAATGAATATTTTATTCCTATCACGGGAAGTATTAATGTGGAAGAAGAAATTGCAAAACTGACAACGGAATTGAATTATACTAAAGGTTTCTTGAAATCAGTAGAATCAAAACTGGCAAATGAGAAATTTGTTGCTGGTGCGCCTGAGAAAGTTTTGGCAAACGAAAAACAAAAACAAGCTGATGCCTTGGCAAAAATTGAAACTATCGAAAACAGTCTTGCTGGATTGAAATAA
- the folE gene encoding GTP cyclohydrolase I FolE produces MINNEEFHDEIGDDHIGSCAKNPVRDDAFDISDDEKIEKIKKDVESILLTLGMDLTDDSMKGTPNRVAKMFVKEIFAGLNPAKKPKASTFDNNYKYGEMLVEKNITVYSTCEHHLLPIIGRAHVAYISNGTVIGLSKMNRIVEYFAKRPQVQERLTMQIVQELQNALGTLDVACVIDAKHLCVNSRGISDIESSTVTSEFGGKFKEDRARREFLDYIKLETKF; encoded by the coding sequence ATGATAAACAATGAAGAATTTCATGACGAAATAGGAGATGATCATATTGGTTCATGTGCAAAAAACCCAGTTAGAGACGACGCATTCGATATTTCTGATGATGAAAAAATTGAAAAAATAAAAAAAGATGTTGAAAGTATTCTATTAACTCTTGGGATGGACTTGACAGATGACAGCATGAAAGGCACACCTAATCGTGTAGCTAAAATGTTTGTTAAAGAAATTTTTGCTGGTTTAAATCCTGCAAAAAAACCAAAGGCATCCACTTTTGACAATAACTACAAATACGGCGAAATGTTAGTTGAAAAAAACATAACCGTCTATTCCACATGCGAACACCATTTATTACCAATTATAGGTAGAGCACATGTTGCTTATATCTCAAACGGTACCGTAATAGGTCTTTCTAAAATGAATCGAATTGTAGAATATTTTGCAAAAAGACCTCAGGTGCAAGAGCGTCTGACGATGCAGATAGTTCAGGAATTACAAAATGCATTAGGTACGTTAGATGTTGCTTGTGTAATTGATGCGAAACATCTTTGCGTGAATTCAAGAGGAATCAGCGATATCGAAAGCAGTACAGTAACCTCAGAATTTGGTGGAAAGTTTAAAGAAGATCGCGCAAGAAGAGAATTCTTGGATTACATTAAACTAGAAACAAAATTCTAA
- a CDS encoding porin family protein, with translation MKKILFTAVVTVFGLLNAQSQEIKLGIKGGLNFASVSGNYTAKPETVTAFNFGVLAEIPITEKFSFQPEALFSGQGFAINKDVVALNYLNIPLMGKYYVTKGLSLEAGPQIGFLLSAKQESVNVKDSFRSLDYGINAGLGYKLDNGLNFGIRYNVGLSDISKTTNFNNKNGVAQVSIGYFFL, from the coding sequence ATGAAAAAAATTTTATTTACAGCAGTAGTAACAGTTTTTGGATTACTAAATGCTCAGTCTCAAGAAATTAAACTTGGGATTAAAGGGGGCCTAAACTTTGCCTCAGTTAGCGGAAATTACACCGCAAAGCCCGAAACCGTAACGGCTTTTAATTTTGGAGTTTTGGCAGAAATACCTATAACTGAAAAATTTTCGTTTCAACCTGAAGCACTATTTTCGGGTCAAGGATTTGCTATAAACAAAGATGTGGTAGCATTAAATTATTTAAACATTCCATTAATGGGTAAATATTATGTAACAAAAGGACTTAGTTTAGAAGCAGGACCACAAATTGGGTTCTTGCTTTCTGCTAAACAAGAAAGTGTCAATGTAAAGGACTCATTCCGTTCATTAGATTATGGTATTAATGCAGGACTAGGTTACAAACTAGACAATGGACTTAATTTTGGTATTCGATATAATGTTGGATTATCTGATATTAGTAAAACAACTAATTTTAATAATAAAAATGGTGTAGCACAAGTTTCTATTGGCTACTTCTTTTTATAA
- the yidD gene encoding membrane protein insertion efficiency factor YidD yields MKITTPFILMVRFYQTAISPFTPAACRFEPSCSSYMIEALKEHGLFHGGYLGLKRIVSCNPWGKTGYDPVPKKKCKH; encoded by the coding sequence ATGAAGATAACAACTCCATTTATTTTAATGGTTCGGTTTTACCAGACAGCCATTTCCCCGTTTACACCAGCAGCCTGTCGGTTTGAACCTAGTTGTTCTTCGTATATGATTGAAGCTTTAAAAGAACATGGTTTGTTTCATGGTGGTTATTTAGGATTAAAAAGGATAGTAAGCTGTAACCCTTGGGGAAAAACAGGTTATGATCCAGTCCCAAAAAAGAAATGCAAGCATTAA
- a CDS encoding DUF1573 domain-containing protein produces the protein MKKIATLIAAILFSSIGFAQSGAKIEFKASNNTIDYGTITKGNDNGIRAFEFKNTGDAPLIITSIQSTSGFTILSKQNDTILPGKSAKIEVKYNMTTGPIRKTITVESNATNYDNGRIPLKIKGEVTEN, from the coding sequence ATGAAAAAAATAGCAACATTAATAGCGGCTATACTATTTAGCAGTATTGGATTTGCACAAAGCGGAGCTAAAATTGAATTTAAAGCCAGCAATAACACAATAGATTACGGAACTATCACTAAAGGAAATGATAATGGTATTAGAGCTTTTGAGTTTAAAAATACTGGTGATGCTCCTTTAATAATTACTTCTATACAATCTACTTCTGGTTTCACCATATTATCAAAACAAAATGATACTATTTTACCTGGAAAATCAGCTAAGATTGAAGTGAAATACAATATGACTACTGGTCCTATTAGAAAAACTATTACCGTAGAATCTAATGCAACTAACTATGATAATGGAAGGATTCCATTAAAAATAAAAGGTGAAGTAACCGAAAATTAA
- the cysS gene encoding cysteine--tRNA ligase, whose product MPLYKNQTLRIYNSLSGEKETFVPIHEGNVGMYVCGPTVYSNVHLGNVRTFMSFDVIFRYFLHLDYKVRYVRNITDVGHIVDDVDEGEDKIAKKARLEQLEPMEVVQRYTVDFHEILKAFNFLPPSIEPTATGHIIEQIEIIKKIIDTGIGYEANGSVYFDVVKFNETNHYGKLSGRNIEDMLANTRDLDGQSDKRNPQDFALWKKAEPQHIMRWPSPWSDGFPGWHLECTAMSTKYLGNHFDIHGGGMDLKFPHHECEIAQNEACTGQTPVNYWLHANMLTLNGKKMAKSTGNNILPREILTGNNTILSKAFTASVARFFMLQAHYRSILDFSDDAIVAAEKGYKRLMEAMDTIKQLSASSNSTLDISGWKQSCYDAMNDDFNSPIMIAQLFEGVRYINLVNDGKESLTVSDLELFLVAMNAFVFDVLGLEDKKAADTGNDKLEGTVNMLIAMRNQARADKNFALSDQIRDQLITLGIQLKDGKEGTTFSI is encoded by the coding sequence ATGCCGTTATACAAGAATCAAACTCTAAGGATATACAACTCTCTTTCAGGAGAAAAAGAAACTTTCGTACCTATACACGAAGGAAATGTGGGGATGTATGTTTGTGGACCTACAGTTTACAGCAATGTCCATCTGGGAAATGTGAGAACTTTTATGTCTTTTGATGTTATATTTAGGTATTTTTTGCATTTAGATTATAAGGTGCGTTACGTTCGTAATATTACTGACGTGGGGCATATTGTGGATGATGTTGATGAAGGTGAGGATAAAATTGCTAAAAAAGCACGTTTAGAACAACTGGAGCCTATGGAAGTGGTTCAGCGTTATACCGTTGATTTCCATGAAATCCTGAAGGCTTTTAACTTTTTACCCCCCAGTATTGAACCTACTGCCACGGGTCACATTATTGAGCAAATTGAAATCATAAAAAAAATCATTGACACTGGAATAGGTTATGAAGCTAATGGCTCCGTCTATTTTGATGTTGTTAAATTCAACGAAACAAATCATTACGGTAAACTAAGCGGCAGAAATATTGAGGATATGCTTGCCAATACCCGTGATCTTGACGGACAATCTGACAAAAGAAATCCGCAAGATTTTGCCCTTTGGAAAAAAGCCGAGCCGCAACATATTATGCGTTGGCCTTCTCCTTGGAGCGATGGATTTCCAGGATGGCACTTGGAATGTACTGCAATGAGTACCAAATATCTTGGTAATCATTTTGACATTCACGGTGGAGGAATGGATTTAAAGTTCCCACATCATGAATGTGAAATTGCGCAAAATGAAGCTTGTACAGGCCAAACTCCTGTCAATTACTGGTTGCACGCCAATATGCTTACCCTAAACGGTAAAAAGATGGCGAAATCTACCGGTAACAATATTTTGCCAAGAGAAATTTTAACGGGTAACAATACCATTTTAAGTAAAGCTTTCACAGCATCAGTAGCCCGTTTCTTTATGCTACAAGCGCATTACAGAAGTATCCTTGATTTTTCTGACGATGCCATTGTTGCTGCCGAAAAAGGATACAAAAGATTGATGGAAGCCATGGATACTATCAAGCAACTTTCAGCAAGTTCTAATAGTACTTTAGACATTTCAGGCTGGAAACAATCTTGCTATGATGCCATGAATGATGATTTCAACTCTCCTATAATGATCGCACAATTATTTGAGGGAGTTCGATATATCAATCTTGTAAATGACGGAAAAGAATCGCTAACGGTTTCTGATTTAGAACTGTTTTTAGTTGCCATGAATGCATTTGTTTTTGATGTTTTAGGACTTGAAGATAAAAAAGCTGCTGACACCGGTAATGATAAATTAGAAGGAACAGTGAATATGCTTATTGCCATGAGAAATCAAGCTAGAGCAGATAAAAATTTCGCTTTATCTGACCAGATTAGAGACCAATTGATAACACTTGGTATTCAATTGAAAGACGGGAAAGAAGGAACTACTTTTTCTATTTAA
- a CDS encoding pyridoxal phosphate-dependent aminotransferase produces MPKISNKGLQMPESPIRKLVPYSEIAKKKGHKVYHLNIGQPDIKTPEVAMEAIKNIDIKVLEYSHSAGFESYRTKLSQFYKSQGLPIDVADIIITTGGSEALMFAMGSTMDQGDEIIIPEPFYANYNGFSTASGVTVVPVISSIDTGFALPAIADFEKLITPKTKAILICNPGNPTGYLYSKEEMMQLAEIVKKHDLFLIADEVYREFTYDGDIHYSVMNIPGLEENAIMIDSVSKRYSMCGARIGCIVSKNKALMTAAMKFAQARLSPPTFAQIASEAALDTPQSYFDEVISEYRERRDTLIEELKKIEGVKVATPKGAFYCIAELPIKNADDFAQWLLESYDYKGETVMVAPAAGFYSTPGVGLNQVRIAYVLKKEDLIIAVRILKEAITAYNAL; encoded by the coding sequence ATGCCAAAAATATCAAACAAAGGCTTACAAATGCCTGAATCTCCAATACGTAAATTGGTTCCATATTCTGAAATTGCTAAGAAAAAAGGTCACAAAGTTTATCACTTGAACATTGGTCAGCCTGATATCAAAACTCCTGAAGTGGCAATGGAAGCCATTAAGAACATTGACATTAAAGTATTAGAATACAGCCATTCTGCTGGTTTTGAAAGCTATAGAACTAAGTTGTCCCAATTTTACAAATCTCAAGGTTTACCTATTGATGTTGCCGATATAATTATTACCACTGGAGGATCTGAAGCATTAATGTTTGCTATGGGAAGTACAATGGATCAAGGAGATGAAATCATAATTCCTGAGCCATTCTATGCTAATTACAACGGATTCTCAACTGCATCTGGAGTTACAGTAGTACCTGTTATCTCAAGTATTGATACTGGTTTTGCACTTCCAGCAATTGCAGATTTCGAAAAATTAATTACACCTAAAACAAAAGCGATTCTAATATGTAATCCAGGTAACCCAACAGGGTATTTGTATTCAAAAGAAGAGATGATGCAATTAGCTGAAATAGTTAAAAAACATGATTTATTCTTGATTGCTGATGAAGTATACAGAGAATTCACTTATGACGGAGACATTCATTATTCAGTAATGAACATTCCTGGATTAGAAGAAAACGCGATCATGATTGATTCGGTTTCAAAGAGATATAGTATGTGTGGTGCAAGAATAGGATGTATTGTTTCTAAAAACAAAGCGCTTATGACTGCAGCAATGAAATTTGCTCAAGCACGTTTAAGCCCTCCTACATTTGCTCAAATTGCCAGTGAAGCGGCTCTTGATACTCCTCAAAGTTATTTTGATGAAGTAATATCTGAATACAGAGAACGTAGAGACACACTTATTGAAGAGTTAAAAAAGATTGAAGGGGTAAAAGTGGCTACACCAAAAGGTGCCTTTTATTGCATTGCAGAACTTCCTATTAAAAACGCTGATGATTTCGCTCAATGGCTATTAGAAAGTTATGACTATAAAGGAGAAACAGTTATGGTAGCACCTGCTGCAGGTTTCTATTCAACTCCTGGCGTAGGTTTAAACCAAGTTCGAATTGCATACGTGCTTAAAAAAGAAGATTTAATAATAGCTGTACGCATTCTAAAAGAAGCAATAACAGCTTACAACGCATTATAA